In a genomic window of Solanum stenotomum isolate F172 unplaced genomic scaffold, ASM1918654v1 scaffold11373, whole genome shotgun sequence:
- the LOC125849906 gene encoding uncharacterized protein LOC125849906 isoform X2 produces the protein MKMTWKNQSKKNPKKRPISQFENLPFDPTDDSIFPEEKLPKNEEISNVNGDDDNDTFKLVESFQQQGNKLAEEGKYREALGKWESALLLMPDRAILHEQKAQILLELGETWKALQAATRATELEPSWGEAWVTLGRAQLNYGEPDSAIESLDRALAIKPDSAEARNDRQAALHHIQRRKQLQTSGLSMNQNRFAVVDKTEST, from the exons atgaagatgacaTGGAAGAATCAGAGCAAGAAGAACCCTAAAAAGAGACCTATTTCCCAATTCGAAAACCTCCCTTTCGATCCTACTGACGATTCCATTTTTCCTGAGGAAAAACTTCCTAAAAACGAAGAGATTTCTAATGTTAATGGAGATGATGATAATGATACATTCAAGCTTGTTGAGTCCTTTCAACAACAAGGAAATAAGCTTGCTGAG gaaGGGAAATATCGTGAAGCACTTGGAAAGTGGGAATCTGCTCTACTTTTGATGCCAGATCGTGCCATTCTGCATGAACAGAAGGCTCAAATTTTGCTTGAACTTGGAGAAACATGGAAGGCGCTGCAAGCTGCTACTC GTGCAACTGAGTTGGAACCAAGCTGGGGTGAG GCGTGGGTCACCCTTGGTAGAGCACAGCTGAATTATGGTGAGCCTGACAGTGCTATAGAAAGCTTAGACAGAGCACTAGCCATCAAG CCAGACTCTGCTGAGGCTCGTAATGATCGACAAGCTGCCTTGCATCATATTCAGAGGAGAAAACAGTTACAGACATCAGGTTTGAGCATGAACCAAAACCGTTTTGCTGTAGTGGACAAAACTGAGAGCACTTGA